ATAAAGAAAGAGTTTTCTTAACATTTGTCATAATAAGTATATTTTTCATGATTATGTTGTTAATTCCGAAATGTGGATGTAATAGGGGAGGGGATAAAGTGAAACTTTAATCAGTGGGGGTTTTGTTCATCCCAACTGATTATTAGCCTTCACCAATCGGGTTTTTACGGGCAGTTGATCCCCCACCTAACTTCGTTGCTTCCGCTGAATTTTGAGGTGGGGGTCTTACTGCTCGTTAATGCGGGATAAAAAAAGACTGCTGAGATTTCTCAGCAGTCTTTTTCATGCAAATTACATTGAGAAGAAAATCCATACAGTAAGACCAACTGTTGCTGCTGCAACGAAGAAACTGTATATCATTGTAAGAACTTGAATTCTTCCTTCTCCTTCTTTTAAGTGCATGAACATAATTAATTGTAATAATGCTTGCGCAACTGCCATTATGATGATAGTTGTTAATATCGTTGAAAGAGGCAGGCTTGTGTAAAGTGCCACGTATAACGCTAGAAACGTTAGTGCAAGCGATAAAATAAATCCGAAAACGTGTGACCATGGGAATCCGCTATGGGCATGCCCGTTTGCTTGATTGTTATTTTGAGCCATTTAC
This genomic interval from Bacillus cereus contains the following:
- the qoxD gene encoding cytochrome aa3 quinol oxidase subunit IV; this translates as MAQNNNQANGHAHSGFPWSHVFGFILSLALTFLALYVALYTSLPLSTILTTIIIMAVAQALLQLIMFMHLKEGEGRIQVLTMIYSFFVAAATVGLTVWIFFSM